GCGACAGCATCCGTCTTGGACAACACTTCCTTGACTCCGACGGCGTGTGCGGTCGCGATCAGCTCCGTTGATTCGTGCAAGGTGATCATCAGCAGGGTCGCCCCCGGGTGGATGCGGTTAATTTCTCTGGCCGCATCGAGTCCGTTCATAACCGGCATCTGCCAGTCTATGATCACAACATCGGGACGCAACTGCCGGACCTTCTCAATGGCAGCTTCACCGTTCTCGGCCTCACCGCAAACCAGCCAGTCTGTGTTGCGCTCAATGCAGTCGCGGATAGAGTGACGAATTAAA
This genomic stretch from Candidatus Sulfotelmatobacter sp. harbors:
- a CDS encoding response regulator transcription factor, whose protein sequence is MPHAILIVDDSALIRHSIRDCIERNTDWLVCGEAENGEAAIEKVRQLRPDVVIIDWQMPVMNGLDAAREINRIHPGATLLMITLHESTELIATAHAVGVKEVLSKTDAVADHLLASLRNVSSGELKRDRGETSGVRDYF